One window of Hydractinia symbiolongicarpus strain clone_291-10 chromosome 3, HSymV2.1, whole genome shotgun sequence genomic DNA carries:
- the LOC130636559 gene encoding uncharacterized protein LOC130636559 isoform X2 yields the protein MASSRTRHSSALSNPLSESSTTGSLHPEDDNNCLLQSTDTCGSLWLQYSLIAQEYSAKNKSNSSCCHDSRIRPWLLKLTFLIVVGLGLFICSLEMKFSTYGPKRLSLNGGDQRLLPVSTYFNGELRVTTAKVEDLQSLKLHVFSEMPNVKNETVSYNSGVRFHMSSWTYQYWGLYLLEGTIVKISICADLHLQFYILRGDKKLKQWTQTILYNNYDYHTSIHPQPSCDHVTKFKSHLLTVTKSDVYYMSFSSSVGWRFITQVSVLMDFNRTYFESSKLKYSCMLSNTSCYAKLQYGSNEITMLEAVQTTNASSSCFHVIAFRYEMSSRRSFYLRLFGNIYLIAVVATVLYTIWRLCVRGRSGTAEEKEALVTPVRRYAHSLKSPLGEEGADGRAWVVVTPLSSASTEQLYEVAERDNVSILRSFEEEQERRTSLSNISRDSLFMRNRNDSTLNDMYRAVQYQNEQQLLDSCMTSAGVSAI from the coding sequence ATGGCGTCATCACGAACTCGACATTCCAGTGCATTAAGCAACCCACTTTCTGAAAGCAGTACTACTGGTTCTCTTCATCCTGAAGATGACAATAACTGTTTGCTGCAATCCACAGACACATGTGGCTCACTATGGTTGCAGTATTCGCTGATAGCACAGGAATATAGtgcaaaaaataaatctaaCTCCTCGTGCTGTCATGATAGTCGCATACGTCCATGGCTGTTAAAGCTAACCTTCTTGATTGTAGTAGGACTTGGCTTGTTTATTTGTTCTCTCGAAATGAAGTTTTCAACATACGGTCCGAAAAGATTAAGCCTCAACGGTGGAGATCAACGATTGCTGCCGGTCTCCACGTATTTTAATGGGGAACTTCGCGTGACAACTGCAAAAGTGGAAGACCTGCAAAGCTTGAAGCTACATGTGTTTTCCGAGATGCCAAATGTCAAGAACGAGACCGTCTCTTATAACAGTGGAGTCAGGTTTCACATGAGTTCGTGGACGTATCAATATTGGGGCTTGTATTTATTGGAAGGAACCATTGTTAAAATCTCCATCTGTGCCGATCTCCACTTGCAGTTCTATATTTTAAGAGGAGACAAAAAGTTGAAGCAATGGACTCAAACAATACTCTACAATAACTATGATTATCACACTAGTATTCATCCGCAGCCGTCGTGTGACCACGTCACTAAATTTAAATCGCATTTGTTGACTGTGACCAAGTCGGATGTTTACTACATGTCGTTTTCGAGTTCAGTCGGTTGGCGTTTTATCACGCAAGTGTCGGTGCTCATGGATTTTAATCGCACCTATTTTGAATCGTCAAAACTTAAGTATTCCTGCATGTTGTCAAATACGTCTTGTTACGCAAAGCTTCAATATGGGTCGAACGAGATAACCATGCTTGAAGCCGTCCAAACCACAAATGCAtcgtcaagttgttttcatgtgATAGCGTTTCGTTACGAAATGTCATCGAGACGGTCTTTTTATTTGCGTCTTTTCGGCAATATCTATCTCATCGCGGTTGTAGCGACTGTTCTTTATACCATATGGAGACTTTGTGTGAGGGGTCGTAGCGGAACAGCCGAAGAAAAAGAAGCTCTTGTAACTCCTGTTAGACGCTATGCACATTCTTTAAAAAGTCCGCTTGGTGAAGAGGGCGCAGATGGAAGGGCATGGGTAGTCGTCACTCCTCTTTCCAGCGCCTCAACAGAGCAATTGTACGAAGTTGCAGAGAGAGACAATGTTTCTATTTTGCGAAGTTTCGAGGAAGAGCAAGAACGTCGCACTAGTTTGTCGAATATATCACGTGACTCATTGTTTATGAGAAACCGTAATGATTCGACTTTGAACGATATGTATCGAGCAGTACAGTACCAGAACGAGCAGCAGTTGCTTGATTCATGCATGACTTCTGCTGGTGTCAGCGCAATATGA
- the LOC130636559 gene encoding uncharacterized protein LOC130636559 isoform X1, producing MSKLQSKAMASSRTRHSSALSNPLSESSTTGSLHPEDDNNCLLQSTDTCGSLWLQYSLIAQEYSAKNKSNSSCCHDSRIRPWLLKLTFLIVVGLGLFICSLEMKFSTYGPKRLSLNGGDQRLLPVSTYFNGELRVTTAKVEDLQSLKLHVFSEMPNVKNETVSYNSGVRFHMSSWTYQYWGLYLLEGTIVKISICADLHLQFYILRGDKKLKQWTQTILYNNYDYHTSIHPQPSCDHVTKFKSHLLTVTKSDVYYMSFSSSVGWRFITQVSVLMDFNRTYFESSKLKYSCMLSNTSCYAKLQYGSNEITMLEAVQTTNASSSCFHVIAFRYEMSSRRSFYLRLFGNIYLIAVVATVLYTIWRLCVRGRSGTAEEKEALVTPVRRYAHSLKSPLGEEGADGRAWVVVTPLSSASTEQLYEVAERDNVSILRSFEEEQERRTSLSNISRDSLFMRNRNDSTLNDMYRAVQYQNEQQLLDSCMTSAGVSAI from the exons ATGTCAAAGTTGCAATCAAAAG CAATGGCGTCATCACGAACTCGACATTCCAGTGCATTAAGCAACCCACTTTCTGAAAGCAGTACTACTGGTTCTCTTCATCCTGAAGATGACAATAACTGTTTGCTGCAATCCACAGACACATGTGGCTCACTATGGTTGCAGTATTCGCTGATAGCACAGGAATATAGtgcaaaaaataaatctaaCTCCTCGTGCTGTCATGATAGTCGCATACGTCCATGGCTGTTAAAGCTAACCTTCTTGATTGTAGTAGGACTTGGCTTGTTTATTTGTTCTCTCGAAATGAAGTTTTCAACATACGGTCCGAAAAGATTAAGCCTCAACGGTGGAGATCAACGATTGCTGCCGGTCTCCACGTATTTTAATGGGGAACTTCGCGTGACAACTGCAAAAGTGGAAGACCTGCAAAGCTTGAAGCTACATGTGTTTTCCGAGATGCCAAATGTCAAGAACGAGACCGTCTCTTATAACAGTGGAGTCAGGTTTCACATGAGTTCGTGGACGTATCAATATTGGGGCTTGTATTTATTGGAAGGAACCATTGTTAAAATCTCCATCTGTGCCGATCTCCACTTGCAGTTCTATATTTTAAGAGGAGACAAAAAGTTGAAGCAATGGACTCAAACAATACTCTACAATAACTATGATTATCACACTAGTATTCATCCGCAGCCGTCGTGTGACCACGTCACTAAATTTAAATCGCATTTGTTGACTGTGACCAAGTCGGATGTTTACTACATGTCGTTTTCGAGTTCAGTCGGTTGGCGTTTTATCACGCAAGTGTCGGTGCTCATGGATTTTAATCGCACCTATTTTGAATCGTCAAAACTTAAGTATTCCTGCATGTTGTCAAATACGTCTTGTTACGCAAAGCTTCAATATGGGTCGAACGAGATAACCATGCTTGAAGCCGTCCAAACCACAAATGCAtcgtcaagttgttttcatgtgATAGCGTTTCGTTACGAAATGTCATCGAGACGGTCTTTTTATTTGCGTCTTTTCGGCAATATCTATCTCATCGCGGTTGTAGCGACTGTTCTTTATACCATATGGAGACTTTGTGTGAGGGGTCGTAGCGGAACAGCCGAAGAAAAAGAAGCTCTTGTAACTCCTGTTAGACGCTATGCACATTCTTTAAAAAGTCCGCTTGGTGAAGAGGGCGCAGATGGAAGGGCATGGGTAGTCGTCACTCCTCTTTCCAGCGCCTCAACAGAGCAATTGTACGAAGTTGCAGAGAGAGACAATGTTTCTATTTTGCGAAGTTTCGAGGAAGAGCAAGAACGTCGCACTAGTTTGTCGAATATATCACGTGACTCATTGTTTATGAGAAACCGTAATGATTCGACTTTGAACGATATGTATCGAGCAGTACAGTACCAGAACGAGCAGCAGTTGCTTGATTCATGCATGACTTCTGCTGGTGTCAGCGCAATATGA
- the LOC130636556 gene encoding uncharacterized protein LOC130636556 isoform X1 codes for MDNLQTSPPPCDLGAEVVVQSTTSLTVSVNAENTSNMISLENEQNTILNHESAEQSNIEDETMDMTSKQSDEYINNALNCLKKCQDGIALEIDFTQKMRNGYFKSFCSMLAAEDTLLSLATDDDVDGIFLCSIVHADAEQTMARYFEFGAFSGFYLNVMGSMIKERYAWNVFPYNIYTEKDVIVEKQRACGLYASRRIEKPKKEYKNFSRKIYKRTSTGIAQCMSNLLQEKSEGKVDCDLVVCMVLQKRQNWEDKLDSCGHSKQRYFISTDSITDWESQLKLYRSNPQEAFAIPNFNLFTSTDDRVLSLEEQLMFLSSIPNFHKWIWYGKNNNAIKFEQRFSISSRWFPGSPRSRIIQAMYNGQDNVVIACLKTILGEKVCFDYKTKTRCQSTGIKRPNSDSALCEALGYSAEEEMGGEIVELPCKAMAKETQSEGRTVTVNSFEDDTDTQISDCDDDSQLDVPTHLPSQDLNNKILSESSSEKEIAFGTVVQTKPSLYSYFCGELFRQGTIAWRVLTQTESTVTMNAYHCESGDFLPTVFVHTSVKVIAQECTFSCTCLTFSTNLSPNENATTSTCCHCRLLKELHVDEVSTSFVNMSKVKEAKQLHQVKVLKLPSKDGTDKFSVAVDGVQTEFVTLFHVSRTGKTIVRCHSSRCQREQGSCRDIKRLSSNAALCPHLSAFRSFYTQQVRLSCEELDVNSEEEDNLHEDVEEDYTLMEADWGKVFDVDTGLWNFAPSSPSQETVDVNRYSEKYIYDVRKRWSTGLTELVFVPDIGSNKCDCEAGWTSSENENGVVVFSHYSNLFTDRGVRKCKIYRRTCLLNNCSKRWDGASDSIFQLSHATCAGYELGWQFVDSVVNSKMTFSGFVSCCQEKCKILDSYFMNVNTFINWFFGWASRMRIDFRQLCPGCDGPSPFLACDGTKIGLTFKNLCVEPIEKATKEAPTNVKKSRLDRCFLRSEEKSPSSKKQFAAARLFLRNLCCDVLSGKLDCLQKYDQLQSLLTYIPNSCVPSFVTMVQAKISIGLRQAYAAVFKLLSYDSCIDALIPLKICDEFMAFLELCELNSSTDELKISFIHKMRHYNCEIATLLSVTEPGTDVIQLFFYCCTLVKKVHEDNIDAVAAAPLENTYNPPRFGRAYYFTEHGKQLREVRSFPVDTKDQQNFDDTPDEICQKRFPQVSKKGTSYLFLWFCPKHGHCLGFHIIPGSEGRKDPAASLYAYCEHPPEVVLYDFTCSLSEYVHNRESGYFKDTRFFHDVFHGYTHSCSSAFRYNGLLGFEAVNSSICEQFNSFMQKIKTSAKLMSQTHFTFYLQFFIYIWNKKKEFLSLRRKILH; via the exons ATGGATAATCTTCAAACTTCCCCACCCCCATGTGATCTTGGAGCAGAAGTAGTAGTACAATCCACAACATCACTAACA GTCAGTGTTAATGCTGAAAATACAAGCAATATGATTTCATTAGAAAATGAACAG aATACTATATTGAATCATGAAAGTGCTGAGCAATCAAATATTGAGGATGAAACAATGGATATGACTTCAAAGCAAA GCGATGAGTACATAAATAATGCTTTAAATTGTCTCAAAAAATGCCAAGATGGTATTGCTTTGGAAATTGACTTTACACAAAAAATGAGAAATGGATATTTCAAGTCATTTTGCAGTATGTTAGCTGCTGAAGACACACTTCTTTCTTTGGCTACAGATGATGATGTGGATGGCATATTCCTTTGCAGTATTGTCCATGCAGATGCAGAACAAACAATGGCAAGATATTTTGAATTTGGAGCATTTTCAGGattttacctaaatgtcatgGGCAGTATGATTAAGGAAAGATATGCATGGAATGTTTTTCCATAcaatatttatacagaaaaagACGTTATTGTGGAAAAACAACGTGCTTGTGGCCTATACGCAAGTCGACGAATAG AGAAGCCAAAGAAGGAATACAAAAACTTCTCTCGAAAAATTTATAAACGTACTTCTACTGGTATTGCTCAATGTATGTCGAACTTACTCCAAGAAAAAAGTGAAGGAAAAGTGGATTGTGATTTGGTTGTGTGTATGGTGttacaaaaaagacaaaattgGGAAGATAAATTGGATTCTTGTGGGCATAGTAAACAAAG GTATTTTATTTCAACTGATAGCATCACAGACTGGGAATCGCAGTTGAAACTATATAGATCTAATCCTCAAGAAGCATTTGCTATACCaaactttaatttatttacttcaACTGATGATAGAGTTTTATCGTTGGAAGAACAACTAATGTTTTTGTCTTCGATCCCTAATTTTCATAAATGGATTTGGTATGGTAAAAATAACAACGCCATAAAATTTGAACAGCGTTTTTCAATTAGCTCACGTTGGTTTCCTGGCTCACCTAGAAGCCGTATAATTCAAGCAATGTATAATGGCCAAGACAACGTTGTCATTGCATGTCTTAAAACCATTCTTGGTGAAAAAGTATGTTTTgattacaaaacaaaaacaaggtgTCAGAGTACTGGTATAAAAAGACCTAACTCTGATAGTGCATTGTGTGAGGCCCTTGGATACTCTGCAGAAGAG GAAATGGGTGGAGAAATTGTTGAATTGCCTTGCAAG GCTATGGCAAAGGAGACACAAAGCGAAGGCAGAACTGTAACCGTAAATTCA ttTGAAGACGATACTGACACTCAAATCAGTGATTGTGATGATGATAGTCAG CTAGATGTACCTACACATTTACCTTCTCAAGATTTAAATAACAAGATTTTGTCTGAGTCAAGCAGTGAAAAAGAG ATTGCATTTGGTACAGTTGTTCAGACGAAACCGTCACTGTACTCGTATTTTTGTGGGGAATTATTTAGGCAAGGAACAATCGCTTGGCGTGTGCTAACACAAACTGAGTCAACCGTTACCATGAATGCATATCATTGCGAATCTGGCGACTTTTTG ccAACTGTGTTTGTTCACACATCTGTCAAAGTAATAGCACAAGAATGCACTTTTAGTTGTACGTGCCTAACATTTTCAACAAATCTCTCGCCAAACGAAAATGCTACAACATCTACCTGCTGTCATTGCCGATTATTGAAGGAATTGCATGTCGACGAAGTTTCAACATCCTTCGTCAATATGTCAAAAGTAAAAGAAGCGAAACAATTGCATCAAGTTAAAGTGTTAAAACTTCCCTCAAAGGACGGCACTGACAAGTTCTCTGTAGCGGTTGATGGTGTTCAAACTGAATTCGTGACATTGTTTCATGTATCTCGAACCGGAAAGACTATCGTAAGGTGTCATTCGTCAAGATGTCAACGGGAGCAAGGTTCTTGTAGAGATATCAAGCGACTCTCGAGCAATGCTGCACTTTGTCCTCATTTGTCTGCGTTTCGGTCGTTTTATACTCAACAAGTACGTCTCTCTTGCGAAGAGCTTGATGTAAATAGTGAAGAGGAGGATAATTTACATGAAGATGTCGAAGAGGACTACACACTCATGGAGGCCGAT TGGGGAAAGGTATTTGATGTTGACACTGGACTGTGGAATTTTGCACCGTCTTCTCCGAGTCAAGAAACAGTCGACGTAAATCGTTATAGCGAAAAATACATATACGACGTAAGAAAACGATGGAGTACAGGTTTGACAGAACTGGTGTTTGTTCCTGACATAGGTTCAAACAAATGTGACTGTGAA GCTGGTTGGACTTCCTCTGAAAATGAAAACGGTGTTGTTGTATTTTCACACTATAGCAATCTATTTACAGACAGAGGTGTGCGAAAATGTAAAATTTACCGTCGGACTTGTTTACTCAACAATTGTTCAAAGCGATGGGATGGTGCGAGTGATTCGATATTTCAATTGTCACATGCTACCTGTGCTGGGTATGAGTTAG GTTGGCAGTTTGTTGACAGTGTTGTCAATTCAAAAATGACATTTAGCGGTTTTGTTTCCTGCTgtcaagaaaaatgtaaaatacttGACTCATACTTCATGAATGTTAACACATTTATTAATTGGTTTTTTGGCTGGGCATCCAGAATGCGTATCGATTTTCGTCAACTTTGTCCTGGATGTGATGGGCCTTCCCCGTTTCTAGCATGTGATGGCACTAAGATTGGTTTGACATTCAAAAATTTATGTGTCGAACCGATTGAAAAGGCAACAAAGGAAGCAccaacaaatgtaaaaaaaagtcgtttggaCAGGTGCTTTTTACGTAGCGAAGAAAAGTCACCATCTTCCAAGAAACAGTTTGCAGCAGCCAGGCTTTTTTTGCGAAATTTGTGCTGTGATGTATTGTCTGGAAAGCttgattgtttacaaaaatatgatCAGCTACAGTCTTTGCTCACTTACATTCCTAATAGCTGTGTTCCATCCTTCGTTACTATGGTCCAAGCGAAAATATCGATTGGATTACGTCAAGCGTATGCGGCAGTATTTAAACTGTTATCCTACGATTCATGCATCGATGCCTTAATCCCGTTAAAAATTTGTGACGAATTTATGGCATTTCTAGAATTATGTGAACTAAATTCTAGTACGGACGAATTAAAAATCAGTTTTATACATAAAATGCGCCATTACAACTGCGAAATCGCTACGTTGCTGTCTGTGACTGAACCGGGAACAGATGTTATCCAACTTTTCTTTTATTGCTGCACCCTAGTAAAAAAAGTACACGAAGACAATATTGACGCGGTTGCTGCTGCTCCATTGGAAAATACTTATAATCCACCTCGGTTTGGACGTGCTTACTATTTCACAGAGCATGGTAAGCAGCTGCGAGAAGTACGAAGTTTCCCAGTGGACACTAAagatcagcaaaattttgacGACACGCCAGATGAAATCTGTCAAAAACGATTTCCACAAGTTAGCAAAAAGGGTACTTCGTATCTCTTTTTGTGGTTTTGCCCAAAACATGGACATTGCCTTGGTTTTCATATTATTCCTGGATCTGAAGGGCGCAAAGATCCGGCAGCATCATTGTATGCTTATTGCGAACATCCCCCGGAAGTTGTTCTGTACGACTTCACTTGCAGTTTGTCTGAGTATGTGCACAACAGGGAGTCTGGCTACTTCAAAGACACAAGATTCTTTCATGACGTGTTTCATGGCTACACGCATAGTTGCTCATCAGCATTCCGTTACAATGGATTACTTGGATTTGAAGCCGTTAACTCTTCTATCTGTGAACAGTTTAACTCGTTTATGCAGAAGATTAAGACATCTGCGAAACTGATGTCACAAACgcattttactttttatttacagttttttatatatatttggaataaaaagaaagagtttCTTTCCTtaagaagaaaaatattgcattaG
- the LOC130636556 gene encoding uncharacterized protein LOC130636556 isoform X2 has protein sequence MDNLQTSPPPCDLGAEVVVQSTTSLTVSVNAENTSNMISLENEQNTILNHESAEQSNIEDETMDMTSKQSDEYINNALNCLKKCQDGIALEIDFTQKMRNGYFKSFCSMLAAEDTLLSLATDDDVDGIFLCSIVHADAEQTMARYFEFGAFSGFYLNVMGSMIKERYAWNVFPYNIYTEKDVIVEKQRACGLYASRRIEKPKKEYKNFSRKIYKRTSTGIAQCMSNLLQEKSEGKVDCDLVVCMVLQKRQNWEDKLDSCGHSKQRYFISTDSITDWESQLKLYRSNPQEAFAIPNFNLFTSTDDRVLSLEEQLMFLSSIPNFHKWIWYGKNNNAIKFEQRFSISSRWFPGSPRSRIIQAMYNGQDNVVIACLKTILGEKVCFDYKTKTRCQSTGIKRPNSDSALCEALGYSAEEAMAKETQSEGRTVTVNSFEDDTDTQISDCDDDSQLDVPTHLPSQDLNNKILSESSSEKEIAFGTVVQTKPSLYSYFCGELFRQGTIAWRVLTQTESTVTMNAYHCESGDFLPTVFVHTSVKVIAQECTFSCTCLTFSTNLSPNENATTSTCCHCRLLKELHVDEVSTSFVNMSKVKEAKQLHQVKVLKLPSKDGTDKFSVAVDGVQTEFVTLFHVSRTGKTIVRCHSSRCQREQGSCRDIKRLSSNAALCPHLSAFRSFYTQQVRLSCEELDVNSEEEDNLHEDVEEDYTLMEADWGKVFDVDTGLWNFAPSSPSQETVDVNRYSEKYIYDVRKRWSTGLTELVFVPDIGSNKCDCEAGWTSSENENGVVVFSHYSNLFTDRGVRKCKIYRRTCLLNNCSKRWDGASDSIFQLSHATCAGYELGWQFVDSVVNSKMTFSGFVSCCQEKCKILDSYFMNVNTFINWFFGWASRMRIDFRQLCPGCDGPSPFLACDGTKIGLTFKNLCVEPIEKATKEAPTNVKKSRLDRCFLRSEEKSPSSKKQFAAARLFLRNLCCDVLSGKLDCLQKYDQLQSLLTYIPNSCVPSFVTMVQAKISIGLRQAYAAVFKLLSYDSCIDALIPLKICDEFMAFLELCELNSSTDELKISFIHKMRHYNCEIATLLSVTEPGTDVIQLFFYCCTLVKKVHEDNIDAVAAAPLENTYNPPRFGRAYYFTEHGKQLREVRSFPVDTKDQQNFDDTPDEICQKRFPQVSKKGTSYLFLWFCPKHGHCLGFHIIPGSEGRKDPAASLYAYCEHPPEVVLYDFTCSLSEYVHNRESGYFKDTRFFHDVFHGYTHSCSSAFRYNGLLGFEAVNSSICEQFNSFMQKIKTSAKLMSQTHFTFYLQFFIYIWNKKKEFLSLRRKILH, from the exons ATGGATAATCTTCAAACTTCCCCACCCCCATGTGATCTTGGAGCAGAAGTAGTAGTACAATCCACAACATCACTAACA GTCAGTGTTAATGCTGAAAATACAAGCAATATGATTTCATTAGAAAATGAACAG aATACTATATTGAATCATGAAAGTGCTGAGCAATCAAATATTGAGGATGAAACAATGGATATGACTTCAAAGCAAA GCGATGAGTACATAAATAATGCTTTAAATTGTCTCAAAAAATGCCAAGATGGTATTGCTTTGGAAATTGACTTTACACAAAAAATGAGAAATGGATATTTCAAGTCATTTTGCAGTATGTTAGCTGCTGAAGACACACTTCTTTCTTTGGCTACAGATGATGATGTGGATGGCATATTCCTTTGCAGTATTGTCCATGCAGATGCAGAACAAACAATGGCAAGATATTTTGAATTTGGAGCATTTTCAGGattttacctaaatgtcatgGGCAGTATGATTAAGGAAAGATATGCATGGAATGTTTTTCCATAcaatatttatacagaaaaagACGTTATTGTGGAAAAACAACGTGCTTGTGGCCTATACGCAAGTCGACGAATAG AGAAGCCAAAGAAGGAATACAAAAACTTCTCTCGAAAAATTTATAAACGTACTTCTACTGGTATTGCTCAATGTATGTCGAACTTACTCCAAGAAAAAAGTGAAGGAAAAGTGGATTGTGATTTGGTTGTGTGTATGGTGttacaaaaaagacaaaattgGGAAGATAAATTGGATTCTTGTGGGCATAGTAAACAAAG GTATTTTATTTCAACTGATAGCATCACAGACTGGGAATCGCAGTTGAAACTATATAGATCTAATCCTCAAGAAGCATTTGCTATACCaaactttaatttatttacttcaACTGATGATAGAGTTTTATCGTTGGAAGAACAACTAATGTTTTTGTCTTCGATCCCTAATTTTCATAAATGGATTTGGTATGGTAAAAATAACAACGCCATAAAATTTGAACAGCGTTTTTCAATTAGCTCACGTTGGTTTCCTGGCTCACCTAGAAGCCGTATAATTCAAGCAATGTATAATGGCCAAGACAACGTTGTCATTGCATGTCTTAAAACCATTCTTGGTGAAAAAGTATGTTTTgattacaaaacaaaaacaaggtgTCAGAGTACTGGTATAAAAAGACCTAACTCTGATAGTGCATTGTGTGAGGCCCTTGGATACTCTGCAGAAGAG GCTATGGCAAAGGAGACACAAAGCGAAGGCAGAACTGTAACCGTAAATTCA ttTGAAGACGATACTGACACTCAAATCAGTGATTGTGATGATGATAGTCAG CTAGATGTACCTACACATTTACCTTCTCAAGATTTAAATAACAAGATTTTGTCTGAGTCAAGCAGTGAAAAAGAG ATTGCATTTGGTACAGTTGTTCAGACGAAACCGTCACTGTACTCGTATTTTTGTGGGGAATTATTTAGGCAAGGAACAATCGCTTGGCGTGTGCTAACACAAACTGAGTCAACCGTTACCATGAATGCATATCATTGCGAATCTGGCGACTTTTTG ccAACTGTGTTTGTTCACACATCTGTCAAAGTAATAGCACAAGAATGCACTTTTAGTTGTACGTGCCTAACATTTTCAACAAATCTCTCGCCAAACGAAAATGCTACAACATCTACCTGCTGTCATTGCCGATTATTGAAGGAATTGCATGTCGACGAAGTTTCAACATCCTTCGTCAATATGTCAAAAGTAAAAGAAGCGAAACAATTGCATCAAGTTAAAGTGTTAAAACTTCCCTCAAAGGACGGCACTGACAAGTTCTCTGTAGCGGTTGATGGTGTTCAAACTGAATTCGTGACATTGTTTCATGTATCTCGAACCGGAAAGACTATCGTAAGGTGTCATTCGTCAAGATGTCAACGGGAGCAAGGTTCTTGTAGAGATATCAAGCGACTCTCGAGCAATGCTGCACTTTGTCCTCATTTGTCTGCGTTTCGGTCGTTTTATACTCAACAAGTACGTCTCTCTTGCGAAGAGCTTGATGTAAATAGTGAAGAGGAGGATAATTTACATGAAGATGTCGAAGAGGACTACACACTCATGGAGGCCGAT TGGGGAAAGGTATTTGATGTTGACACTGGACTGTGGAATTTTGCACCGTCTTCTCCGAGTCAAGAAACAGTCGACGTAAATCGTTATAGCGAAAAATACATATACGACGTAAGAAAACGATGGAGTACAGGTTTGACAGAACTGGTGTTTGTTCCTGACATAGGTTCAAACAAATGTGACTGTGAA GCTGGTTGGACTTCCTCTGAAAATGAAAACGGTGTTGTTGTATTTTCACACTATAGCAATCTATTTACAGACAGAGGTGTGCGAAAATGTAAAATTTACCGTCGGACTTGTTTACTCAACAATTGTTCAAAGCGATGGGATGGTGCGAGTGATTCGATATTTCAATTGTCACATGCTACCTGTGCTGGGTATGAGTTAG GTTGGCAGTTTGTTGACAGTGTTGTCAATTCAAAAATGACATTTAGCGGTTTTGTTTCCTGCTgtcaagaaaaatgtaaaatacttGACTCATACTTCATGAATGTTAACACATTTATTAATTGGTTTTTTGGCTGGGCATCCAGAATGCGTATCGATTTTCGTCAACTTTGTCCTGGATGTGATGGGCCTTCCCCGTTTCTAGCATGTGATGGCACTAAGATTGGTTTGACATTCAAAAATTTATGTGTCGAACCGATTGAAAAGGCAACAAAGGAAGCAccaacaaatgtaaaaaaaagtcgtttggaCAGGTGCTTTTTACGTAGCGAAGAAAAGTCACCATCTTCCAAGAAACAGTTTGCAGCAGCCAGGCTTTTTTTGCGAAATTTGTGCTGTGATGTATTGTCTGGAAAGCttgattgtttacaaaaatatgatCAGCTACAGTCTTTGCTCACTTACATTCCTAATAGCTGTGTTCCATCCTTCGTTACTATGGTCCAAGCGAAAATATCGATTGGATTACGTCAAGCGTATGCGGCAGTATTTAAACTGTTATCCTACGATTCATGCATCGATGCCTTAATCCCGTTAAAAATTTGTGACGAATTTATGGCATTTCTAGAATTATGTGAACTAAATTCTAGTACGGACGAATTAAAAATCAGTTTTATACATAAAATGCGCCATTACAACTGCGAAATCGCTACGTTGCTGTCTGTGACTGAACCGGGAACAGATGTTATCCAACTTTTCTTTTATTGCTGCACCCTAGTAAAAAAAGTACACGAAGACAATATTGACGCGGTTGCTGCTGCTCCATTGGAAAATACTTATAATCCACCTCGGTTTGGACGTGCTTACTATTTCACAGAGCATGGTAAGCAGCTGCGAGAAGTACGAAGTTTCCCAGTGGACACTAAagatcagcaaaattttgacGACACGCCAGATGAAATCTGTCAAAAACGATTTCCACAAGTTAGCAAAAAGGGTACTTCGTATCTCTTTTTGTGGTTTTGCCCAAAACATGGACATTGCCTTGGTTTTCATATTATTCCTGGATCTGAAGGGCGCAAAGATCCGGCAGCATCATTGTATGCTTATTGCGAACATCCCCCGGAAGTTGTTCTGTACGACTTCACTTGCAGTTTGTCTGAGTATGTGCACAACAGGGAGTCTGGCTACTTCAAAGACACAAGATTCTTTCATGACGTGTTTCATGGCTACACGCATAGTTGCTCATCAGCATTCCGTTACAATGGATTACTTGGATTTGAAGCCGTTAACTCTTCTATCTGTGAACAGTTTAACTCGTTTATGCAGAAGATTAAGACATCTGCGAAACTGATGTCACAAACgcattttactttttatttacagttttttatatatatttggaataaaaagaaagagtttCTTTCCTtaagaagaaaaatattgcattaG